In the genome of Vespa crabro chromosome 16, iyVesCrab1.2, whole genome shotgun sequence, the window TGATTTGACGTGTCTCCTCTGGGGTACATTGTGGACAAGAACCTCTCAAAACCAGTGGTGCCAAACCTGTGGATATAAAGGACAATATTAACTGTATTAGATACAATtctatatacattcatatatacatacatacatacatctgtatatatctattataatatatattatatttatttaatcatttattttatttttttattcatttataaatatatatatgatatatattttattcatttataaaaaaaaaatatatatatatatatataaataaggttgttggagagaaaaaaaaattcctaaatgatattaaaaatcaattactcttttttcAGATCAATTgggtcgatttttttttctttttttctttttttcttttttttttttttaagattatgaAATCGCGAGGCCTACGACGCCATGAAAAAAGTTTAATCAATTGTTAATTGCAATTTAAGCATTTTCATTGGACATAGGAAATATTTTTGGCGTACATCTTCTTGTATCTATctgtatctttttctcttttcccacTTATTCGTTACATAAAGCAGCCGTATAACGAAGGATTAACGTTTCTCTCGATAATCGAAATTGGGAATTTACTTGTCAGTATAATGGACGATCGTACGAACGATTTcggtttaataattaatccgGTACAATTAGTACGTTCGATCGGTGTGACTTGAATGGCTAACCATGCTTAATGCATCGTGAATTTTCAATACGTTTTTATCTCTCGTTCTACATCTTCCACCATCGTTCGTTTCCGACTACTTACCGaacaatttgttttattctttggtGGAATTGAAATTATGGAGAGGTATTaaactatatctatctatctatctatctatctaacaatctgtctatctatcttatcttatctatttttaaCATTGGGTGCAATCAATCtgaacgtatatataatatactttatatctgtgtgtgtgtgtgtgtgtgtgagcgtGTGTGTGCATCATATTCGTAAATTTGACGGATATTCGATGATACgtctaaattattattatctttttttttttttctatttttaatttttttcatttcttttaaatttcattaacaattaattaatcgatcaaaacaaaaaaaaaaagaaaaaaaaaaaaaaaacaaaaattgttttatccagttagaaaaaatatgtttgatactcaacatatttttatacaataaaatagtcaaaaaatttattagagcgatttgaaaaagtttcgctttaagaatgaaatttgtatattctaaaaaaaaaaaaaaaaaatccttgaactatttacgtttataaatgttatataattgAGAATACTAATTATCAGTTCTAATCCTTTccacacataaacacacacatatatatatatatatatgtgtaatattagaaatacaGAAGGATCATTCGATCGACGGgggattaaattaatttcgataatggAAAACGATTGATCGTGCAGTAAACACAATTTtcaggatcgatcgatctttctctctctctctctctctctctctctctctctctctctctctctctctctctctctctctctctctctctctctctctctcaaaacgATTTGTATCATCCGATACGTAAACTGTTGTATTTGTATAGACGAGTTTACGTTTAACAATAGGAAAGGCAAACGTTTAGCCATTTTCGTTCGGTAACATTTTTGATATACTGTtggacgtttctttttttttctttcttttttctttttttttttcttttttttctttttcgactaTGGTTGTTAAACCGaacatatgtacacatactTTTCAGACGTCTTCCAACGGGATCGCAGGGTGCCTCGCCCAAAGCACACTTAAGTTGTCTTCTCAAGTAACGTTGATCGCTCAATGCCATATTCAATTGATCTTCAGAGACACGAGATCTTGcagattgttgttgttgttgttgttgttgttgttgttcgtcGTTTGATTCCGCGTTAGATATCAATATACATGCGAAGAGTAAGATaatctgtaataaaataaatcaaaaagaatgcaaaaaaagataatagataaataaggaataaatttttcttttttttttttttcttttttcttttttcgtacataatcgaaaatatcaatcatttaatttaatatcaattagttttaatattttttttttttttttcttttatttaaaatctctATAGAATTATTGGAATAATACGTGATCGTTTTAATATCCGcgattaaatcgattta includes:
- the LOC124429729 gene encoding putative odorant-binding protein A10 produces the protein MGLTIKIILLFACILISNAESNDEQQQQQQQQQQSARSRVSEDQLNMALSDQRYLRRQLKCALGEAPCDPVGRRLKSLAPLVLRGSCPQCTPEETRQIKKVLSHIQRSFPKEWSKVVQQYAGVS